The DNA window ACGGATCCCTTATAACCGGAGGGGAAGGAGGTGTCACTTTTCATCACAACCTCTACGCCCATCACGCCAGCCGGAACCCCCGTCCGGGCGGCAAAGAAGGGATGCCAGGGATCATCCTCGATTTCCGCAACAACGTGATCTACAACTGGGGCTACAGGGCGGGGTATTCGGGCGAGACGGCCGTCAGGATAAACTACGTCGCCAACTACCTCAAGCCCGGCCCATCCACCAAAGAGAGCGCCCGCGGCTATGCCTTCAGACCCGGAGGGCCCAAAACCCAGATCTTTCTGATGGGGAACGTCCTGGTCGGGTTTCCCGAAAAGAGCGATGACAACCGTCTGTTGATCGACCAGAGGGGAGGCGGAGGGAAGATAGTCGGGAAGCCGTTTCCCGCTCCGCCCGTGAGGACCGATCCGGCCGAGGTGGCATACAGGCGGGTGCTCGAGGAGGGAGGAGCGGTTCTGCCGAAGCGGGATGCGGTGGATAGGAGGATCGTCGAAGAGGTCAAAAAGGGCGGCGGGAGGATCATAGATTCACAGGATGAGGTGGGGGGATGGCCGCAATACAAGACCACATCCCCGCCGCCAGATGCCGATATGGATGGGATGCCCGACGAGTGGGAGAGGGAGCACGGTCTGAACCCGCACGATCCCTCCGACGCTAACGGCGATCAAGACGGGGATGGATACACAAACATCGAGGAGTATCTCAACGATTTGGCCCTCTATCGGTGAGCGTAGACGTGGCTCGGTTTATGTTATGTGAAGAAAAGCTTGATGTTGCTCGCCTTGTGGGCTATATTCAATATGGTGGAGGGTTGACGATGTTTCCAAAGGAGGAGTTCATCTCTCGCAGGGGAAAGGCTTTCGATAGGATGGAGCCGAACGCCCTGGCGATCCTGCCAGGTAACATCCGGATGGGGGAGTTTCTCCCCTTCCGGCAGGCAAAAGAGTTCTACTACCTATGCGGCATAGAGGTCCCCAACTCCTATCTGCTGCTCGACGGAAGGGATAGAAAGACCATCCTCTACCTCCCCAAAAGGGACCCCCAGAGGGAGAGATCGGAGGGCCCCAGCCTAAGCTCGGATGATCCTGAGCTCGTCCGCGAGCTGACGGGGGTGGACGAGATCAAAAGCCCGGAGGAGCTGCTGGGGGATATACCGGAAGACGCTGAGATCATCTACATGCCGCTGCGCCCGGAGTTCCACGTTCCGCCGGGGCCGCTGAGCGGGTGGAAGACCGGGACGGAATACCTGAGGGAGAGGGTTCAGGAAAGGGCGCCGAGGGCGGAGATCAGGGATCTCTCCCTCATAACCGCCCCTCTCAGGCTTTTGAAGAGCGATTCCGAGGTGGAGGTGATGCGGGTTGCGGGGAAGCTGGCCGCCCTGGCCGTCACGGAGGCCATGAGATGCGCAAGACCCGGGGTGATGGAGTATCAGCTCGCGGCGGTGGCGGATTACATCTTCCTGGTCAACGGCGCCAAAGGGGGCGGCTATAACCCCATCGTCGCAAGCGGCCCCAACATATGGTATGGTCATTACTCCCGAAACGATAGACGGCTTCAGGACGGGGATCTGGTGCTCATGGACTACGCCCCCGATTACAAGGGATACACAAGCGACATAGGCAGGATGTTCCCCGCAAACGGAAGATACAGTCGGTGGCAGAGGGAGCTTTACGGATTCGTGGTCGAATATCACAAAGCTCTGCTCAAGAGGATAAGGGCGGGCGTCACCGCTGAGGAGGTGTTGGAGGGCACGGCGGAGGAGATGAGGAGGCTTGTGGAGAAGGTGAGCTTTTCCAAACCGGCCTATGAGAAGGCGGCGAGGGAGATGCTGGCCTTCAAAGGGCATCTCTCCCACAGCGTAGGGATGGAGGTTCACGATCCCGGGAATTACCGCTCCGAACCGCTCCGGCCCGGCCTCGTCTTCTCGGTCGACCCCCAGATGTGGGTTCCCGAGGAGAGGCTCTACATAAGGGTTGAGGACACCGTCCTCATGACGGAGGGCGGCGTGGAGGTTCTAACCGGATCGGCCCCGCTTGAGCTTGAGGATGTCGAGAGGACGATGAGGGAGGAAGGGCTTTTGGATATGCGGGGGAACTCATACGTGATCAGGTAAAACCCTTTGGTCATAGGGGTTTTGAACGGATCGACCCTGACGCCGTTGAGGTAAACGGCTCCGTTTCGGATCTCGTCTGAGACCTTCTCGGAGATCAGCGTTTCCCCGTATCGGCCGACGCCGATCAGATCGTTCAGCTCCCTCCACGGCGCTGTGCATTCCGAGGAGAGGTCGTGTTCGCGGCGGACCATGATGATGGTCTGGAAACCGCTCACCGGTTTGTTCAGGTTCTGTATCCAGATCGTCTCCCAGCTGGCTATCCCCTTGCCATTCTGGACGTTGGGCTGGTAGAAGACGAACCCATCGAACTTCACATCCCCGACCCTGCTCCGCCAGCCGATCACGGCCCCTCGGCGCGGGGCGGATCGTCCTCCCTCCCGTCGCCGTCCATGTCGTTGGCATCGAGCCACAGCAGGAGCCCAGCGCTTTCCACCTGATCGGGCATAAGCGGCTTCCTACCCTCCGGCGGCCGGCCGATATGGATTGCGACCGGCTCGGAAGGGATCATCGCTATCGTTTCAGCGGCGCCCAATCCGGTTCCTTGTTGCATCTGCCGTCGGTGGTGATGGCGACCCATCTGTTTTCCCTCCTCGCGTCCGCCACGCATATGTTCCACCCCTCCGCCTTTATGCCCACCATTTCAGGGGCGAACTTCAAGGTTTTCCTCATGGGCCCCCGGCTGAAGGCGACATATCTGCCATCTGGAGACCAATCGATGTGATAGATCTTCATCGGTTTGGAGCTTTTGATGAGACCGCGCCGATTCGTGACCTTGGGAGCGGATGAGGTCAGATCCAGATCTCCCACAGCCAGCGTCCAGTCATCCGCGCCCCAGGCTATCCTCTTCCCGTCGGGGCTTATATCCGGCCTACATCCCGGGATACCCAGGTCGAAGACCCTGGTGCCGTTGGCCTCGATGGCGAGGATGGCGTGCTTGTATCCCATCCCCGCATGCACAGTCGCCACAAACCAATTTCCGTCGGGCGACCAGCAGATGTTGTAGAGGTGATAGAGCTTTTTGTTCGGATGTTGCACGTGTTTTCCGGTTTTCAGATCATAGATGAACAAGCCCTTCGTCGCGTAGTCGAGATAGGTGAATCGGTCAAATTCGCCCTTCAGATAGGCGATTTTACCCCCGTCAGGGCTCCAACATGGCTGTCGGGCGTTTTCGGCGACCTTGGTCCGCCCTGTCCCGTCGATGTTCATGTAATAGACGTTGCGCACCTTCGACTCCCCCTTCCCCTCATCGACCACGAAGCAGATCTTCGTGCCGTCGGGTGAGACGTGGGGATACAGCTCATCCACATCGGGCGTGTGGGTGAGGTTTATCGGGTTGGAGCCATCGGCGTTCATCATGAATATCTCCCAGTTGTTATCACGATAGGTCTCATAGACGATCTTGTAGGGGATCTCCCCCAGCTTCAACTCGGCCCGTACTCTCGCCTCCTCAGCGGCCGACGGGACCACCCGCCATATCCAGCCTATCGGTGGGATCGGCATATCTCCTCCCCAAGCGACGGGCGCTGAAAGGGGATATATCGCCAGAAGAAGGAGAAAACCGATCGTTAACCTCCTCGATATGTCCATGGTCGAAACCTCCCGGCCATAAGCTTATTTTGAAGGATCATCCAGCTCCTGGACGATCTTGCTTATAAACTCAGCGTCCTTTATGGTCGGCTCCGCGAAACCCACCATGTCGGCACCAGCCTCGAAAAGCCTCCCCACCGTCTCAGCGTCCCTCACATAACCGCTCACCAGGAGGAAGAGGGGATATCTTCTCTTTATCTCCCTGACGAACTCAATATCCGGGCTTCCGCTCCTCTCATCCCTGATGTTGAAGTGCACTCCAAGGAGATCCATATCGGAGACCCTATCGAGAACAGGGCTGTAGTTCGGAATCACCCCCTCCCTAAACTTGACGATCACCGGCGCCTTCAACTTTGAAAAAGCCTCGAGCCACTCGAAGAGCTCGGATCTATTTTCAGGCAAAACCATGGCCCTGAGCTTCCCAAGGCGCAGATACGGCTCATATCCCCCGTGAACGTTGAGCTCTACGATATCCCCTCCGGCCTTGTAAAACCATTCGGCCGCCTCTAACCCCCACTCAAGCTTAGGTGTAGCGAGATTCAAGCAGACGTAGCTTTTTGATTCACCCCTCGCCCTTTCACACTCTTCGGCGAAAAAGCTAACACACTCCTCCTCCGTCGGGGGCAGGACACACTCTCTCCTTCCGTAAGCCGACGGCTCCGCTAAATACGCCCCGATCTGAACCATAGCACAGCCCTTACCCCTTTCCGAACAGAAGGAGCCGTCCGTGATCCCCATCATGGAGGAGAGAAAGAGTTTGCCATAAAGGTTTTTGCGGAGTTCCTTTATCCTTTCCCTCAAGGTTATACCCCCTTGTCATCTCATAAGAGCCAAGATATGAGCCTCCACCGATTCGGCCAATCCCTCCAAATTATATCCCCCTTCCAGCACGGAGACAAGCCGCCCCTCGCAGCATTCTTCCGCGATCTCCTTTACGATCTTCGTGAGCTCAGCGAACCCCTCCGGCGTGACCCTCATCCCGCCGATCGGGTCGTCCTCATAAGGGTCGAATCCGGCCGATATCAGGACGAAATCCGGATCGAACTGGATCGCCTTGGGCCTCAATATCTCCTCGAAGACCCTCACATATTCTTCATCTCCGGACCCCGCTGGCAGAGGGACGTTGATGGTATAGCCTTCCCCCTTCCCAATCCCCCTCTCCTCTCTGCTCCCCGTGCCGGGGTAGAAGGGATACTGATGGGTTGAGAAGTAGAGGACGGTCGGGTCGTCATAGAAGGCGGCCTGTGTTCCGTTGCCGTGATGGACATCCCAGTCCACGATGAGCACCTTGGACAGGCCATATTTCCTCTGGATATATCTGGCTCCGATGGCGACGTTGTTGAAGAGGCAGAACCCCATCGCCCTGCTCTTCAACGCGTGATGGCCTGGGGGACGAATGGCGCAGAAGGCGTTTTTGACTCTGCCCTCCATCACGGCGTCGATCGCCGCCAAAATGCCGCCGACGGCCAGCCGCGCCACGTCATAGGAACGAGGACAGATGATCGTATCGGGAGAGTGCAGGAACCTCATGTTTGCCAAGCAACTCCGCTTGACCTCCTCGATGTATTGCCGTGTGTGGACGGTGGCGATCCAATCCAGGTCGGCAGGGGTAGGTTCGATGAGGATGAGCCTGGGGAGAACCCCATCCCTCTCCAGCCGTTCGACTATGGCTTTCAATCTCGCCGGGCTCTCGGGATGATATCCGCCGGTGTCATGTTGAAGATAAGATTCATGGTAGACGAAGCCGGTCTTACCGGACGCTTTCATTCGCTCACCTCCTCCTTGTTCTTTTCCCCTCAAGCGTAGCGCCCGTTCCAGACTGATCGTCCGCCGTCTATCGTCCGCTGTCCGCAGCGAAAAACGGCGGACTGCCGACTGCGGACGCTAGCCTCAGGATCTCCACTGCCTTCTGCGATAATACAGGCGGAAAGCATAAGTACGATAAACCCTAACGACGATACTACCTTCATCCCCGATCTCCACCCTCGGCATAGCTCAGGTAATACCCTTCGGCAGACCTCAGGAATCTCCTGCCCTTAAGGATCATTTTAACCTTTTCATCTCCCAAAAGCAAACCCATCAGGGGACCGGGATTCCTGAGGAGCCTCAAAAGGAGACTCATCTTTAAGGCCACGATCCTCTTGTAAAGCGACAGATTCTCCAGAGGGCCGGAGAGTTCCTCATAGGCGGAGACGAAACGATCGGCCAGATCAGGGCCGAATCGGTTGGAGATGCTGATCGAATGGTAGGCGTAGCTGAAGACGCATCTTCAATCCCACAGCAATAGCCTTTCAACTTTCGCCATATCCGATTCGCGCTCCGTGGGATCGGATTGATAGTCGTAGTATTGCTTCATGACCTTTGCGGCAAACCTTTCGGTCTGTCTGATCGCCGGTATGTTCTTCTTCACATTGCCCGGGCCGGAGTTATAGGCGCATATCGCTAGGACGTAATTTCCCGAGTATCTATCCACCATCTGCTTCAGATATCTCATCCCCGCCTCGAGGTTCTTGCGGGGATCGAACCTCTCATCGATCCTCGGATTTCTGACGGGATGTCTTGGATTCCGGTATCTGGGCACTTTTAGGCCGAGCGATCGCGCCGTGGAGGGCATCAGTTGCATCAAGCCGGCCGCTCCTGCCGGGGAGACGGCCCTTGGGTTGAAATTGGATTCCATCTTTATAAGCGCCATAACCAGAAGCGGATCGAGATCGTATCTCTCCACCATCTCCTCAAACTTGCTTTTCCTCCCTGGCTCTTCGTTTCCGACCTCAGGTTCGATCTCCACGGCGGGGGGATCGATGGAGGGAGAGGCGTCCAAGGTAATGGGAGGAGACGGCATCTGGATCTTTTCGTGTTTTGAATCGAGCTTCGGTTTGACGGTTATCCGCGGCTTATCCTTTCCCTGCTCGATCGATCGCATTGATTGAGGTATCTCAGCCGCTAGATCCACATCTATCTCCGGGGCTGATAGATCCTTGAAGAACTCAATTCCCCCTTTCCTGCTCGGCGGGGCGAAATCGATCTGCACCGATAACAGATGTTGATACCTCATTTCGGGATCGGATACATAGGCGTAGTTGAGCCTTTTGCCCCCGAAATCGAGGGATATCCCGCCGGTCAGGGTGGGTCTTTCAAGTCGCTGTGAGATCTTCTCCATCATACCGCCCCTGAGCGAAATCCATCTCCATCTCAGCTCGAAGCCGGATCGGAGGATCCGCCTGTCGGGGTTCACCGCCGCACTGAATCTGAAGGATCTGTGGGGATTGAGGTTAACCCCGAAGGTAAACTGCCTGTCAAATCGTTTCAGGAGATCTCCATAAGAGTTATAGATCCTGGTCCCGTTCAGATCCCTTATGCCTATCCCGAAACTCAGCCATCGGGAAGGCCGGACATCTACGCCGAAGTCGAAACTGATCGCCCAAAGGCTCTCCGGATCGGCTGCACGGTTATAGCCCACGTTCCATCCGAAGGCCACGCCGCTTTTGAACCGCTTCGCGTAAGAGAGCAGAACCTGATTATCCCCCGTCAGAAACATGCCGAAAGGGTTAAAGGGAGAATCTATCAGAAACCTGTCTTCATAGTTCATATCGACAATGCTGAAACCAAGCACGCCCAATCGCCCTATGGGACATGCGGCCGATAACGCCCCCTGAGATAGATCATAGACGAACTCCCTGCGTTTTATGTCGGATATCCCGGCGGGGTTCCAGAAGACACCGGTAGGGTCATCGGAAAGCGAAGCAAAGGCACCGCCCATCCCCAAGGGTCTGACGCCTATATCGCCTCTATATTCTGAGAAGGATCGAGCATATATCGTCAAGGTGAAAAGGATCACGACGACACACAGCATCCCTCGTTTAAAATCGGACGAATCTTTTAGGATCAACCGGCTCATCTTTCACCCTCACCTCAAAATGAAGATGTGGCCCTGTGGAAAGGCCGCTATTGCCCGAAAATCCGATCCTCTCCCCGCACTTGACCCGTTCTCCCGGACTGACGGAGATAACGGATAGGTGACCGTATAGGGTCGAGATCCCGCCTTTATGCTCGATTATCACCGTCAGACCATATCCTCCCAGCCGTCCTGCAAAGGTCACCTTTCCGGCGGCCGCTGCTCTGACGGGGGTACCGATCCTGGCCGCCAGATCAACCCCCTTGTGAAACTCGCGTCGCCTTGTTATCGGGTGTATCCGCCACCCGAACGGCGACGTCACACGGGCGCCGCGAGGGAGAGGGCTTGTTAACCTTAATTTCCCGCCGATAGAGCGGATAACGGACGTCGGGAGATAGGAGGTTTTCACCTTTCGACCTTCAATCGCTTTCCCTCGGTCACCTGCTGAAGGATCGGGATGTGGAATAATCAACGTTTGTCCGATCACCAGATAATCCCTTGGCGTCATATGGTTAGCCCTCATGATCTGTTGAGGCGACACGTTATATCTACGGGAAATCTCCCAAAGGGTTTCACCGAATTTCACCCTATGCTTGATGGTGACAGATGAGGCGTGGGAGAAGGTGAGGGAGAAAAACATCAGGAGAGCCATGGCGGTTGCCGATTGGAAACGAGGTTTCATCTTGATCCTCCCTGTCGGTCAAGCTACAACATCTTCATCGGCAGCCGCTGGAGATATGTTTAGCTTGAATCGATCAGCCCGCCCATTCTTCCCTCAAAGGAACGCCTTTTCTCCGATATGAAAAGATCTACGATCAGAACTACATCTGAAAGCAGCGATTTGAAGGATTTAACCATCTCCTCGATGGCCTTCTCCGAAAGCCCAAGCTCCTCAGGATCCCTATTTATCCTTGCTTTTATCAGCATCGGCGCTATGGGTTCGATCGGCAGCTCCAGCACTTTCTCCATCCCTGAGATCCAACCTCTGAAATCCTCCATCAGTTTGATCTCATATTCGATGTATCCCTCGACCGATCCCCATGCCCTTTCGATCACCTGAGAGTGAGCCTTCGGATCCTCTAATACCTCCTCCGGATGAAGGTCATTCTCGGAGCAGTATCTCGCCATCTCCATCATGTATCCTCTGTACTTCGAGGTGATCTCCTTGAGCTTCTCCAGGTGACGACCTTCGACCCTGAACTTGATGAATCCCAAATCGAACCCTTTCCCCAGTATCATGCCGCTGAAGATATCCAGAAGGCTGATCTCCTCACCTAGAGTTTCGATGACTTTGCCGACCATCCCCGATCTTCTGACCTCGGAGAAAAAGGCCTCGCCGGGCGCGAACCTCATATAATCGAGGAGCATCAGAAAACCGGAGACGACGTATAGGATCGAGTATCCGTTGAGCTTATCTTTCAGCAACGGGAGCATCCTGGAGAATATCTCCTCGTTCTCGGCCGATTCCGCCTTCAGGATCGCCCTTTTAACCTCTTCCAAGTTTATCTCTCCCATCTTTCAAGCCTCAGTATAGGAATCTATACATCGGTCTCTCGATGGTTATCCCTATGAGCGCCCAAATGCTGCCTATTATGAACTCGCCGAGGATCAGGCCCATGAAGAAGGGGATGGCCTTTCTATGTGTCTTCAGTCCGCCCTGTTTAAGGATAAACCATTTGATAATGGAGCTGACGAAGATCGAGAACCAGAAGACGTTCATGGACCAGCTGCTGGAGATGGCAAATCCCGCCGGATGGAAGGGCCACCAGAAGATTCGCATTCGCATCATCATGAGGAACAGGGTGATGCCCAATCCGATGACCATAGCGATGGTGGCAGGTCTGTCAGGGTTTCTGGGAGTTATGAGCCAGCTTTGAAGTCTGTTAAATGGTCTCCACGCGAACCAGGTCCTCGCCCCTTCGATATATGAGATGTGTAGATACGCCCAGAATGTGGCGATGATCCCTATCGCCATGGCTAAGATCATCGCCACAACCAGCTTTCTGTTATCTATGTTGGTTCTCTCAGCCAGTTTAAACCCCTCCAGCATATGAGGCATCGGATGGCCCCGGTACGCCCTGTTGAAGAAGAAGTAGTACGCGAACATCGTCAGGTTCTGAGGTCCCAGACGACGGGTGCCGAATATTTTGGGCAACATCTCATCCGGGCCCGTGAAATGCAGGTCATGTACGGGAGAACCCAGCTCCGCTCTCATCCTGGTCACAGCGGTGGAGATCATGTAGTATATGACGAAAAACGCCAATATCACCCACACGCTCATGCCGGCCAGCTTGCTGAAGGCGAAGATATATCCGAAAGCCAGGATCATCCCGACCATCGTCCATCTGTAAGGCAGGGGCTCTCTGGAATCATCCACATCGCTTGCTCCAGCGAAGATCTTCCTGATCACGTTCCATAGGTGTCTTCTGGTGGCGATTATAGCTATGATACAAAGCCCTATGTATGCCCCGAAGGATTGTTCCGTTATAAAGGGGAACCCCGGCATACCTCTGACCCCTATAGCTGCCCCGGCTATCCTCTCAACCTTCCAGAAGATGTAGAAAAACCAGCATGAGAAGGCCAGATCCAGCGGGATGAAGAAGGCTAAACCCACGGCAAAGGGGAAAAGCGCTATCGGCGTCCACCCTATGGCGTTCCAAGGGCTTGAGGTGAAATATGGATGTATATCGTAGAGCTTGCCTCCGAGGCTCGGGACGTTGGGATAGAGGTAGTTCAGGCCGTTTATAATGTCTATAGTTGCCGCGATCCCAAATCCCAGCCATAAGAGCTTGCTCCTCAAAGCGCCCGTAGCGCCGCCACCCCTGGTCATCTCGAGGGGCAATTGAATGATGGGATAGCTGAGCTTTTCATATTCGGTCCACTGCTTCCGAGCGAAGATGTTTATACACAACATCACAAAAGCCAGCGAGAAGAGAAAACCCGACCAGGTGAGGGTAGGGGTGACCCATGTCCTTATGTGATCCCATCTGTAGAGGGTCGATTCGCCGCGATAGTAGTCCACGAGCTGTCTGACGTCCTTGATCGCCACCCAATCGGGGATATATCTGTGAAAAAGCTCGGCCCATTCGTTTTCGGGCGTAGCATACCAGAAGGCATGAGGGATCATCGGGATCAGAACGCGAAGCATGTCATGTCCCGCCAGGGAAGAGGCGATCGAGAGCATGATGTAAACGGTCAATATCTCGCCCTGACTGAAAGCATATCTGGGGATCAGCTTGAGTATGGCGAAATTGAGCAGGGTCATACAGAATATGCAGAAGATGACGTTGAAATAGAGCGAGACGGTGGTGGGATATCCCTGCCCGGCTGAATCCATGATCCAATAGGCGTTGAAGGGGATCAACAATATCCCAATCAGGATCGCACGGAGCGTCGCCCCTTTATTGGGTGGCGGCTGTTTCACGTTTCACCTCCGAACCGGTTAATCACCTCGATATTTTATCACCGACCAGGCACACGTTCAAGTAGAGGTAAAAAACGACTCCTTGCAACGGCCTTAATTTTATGATAAAATTCTATTTGTACTTTCAGCTAGGGAGGGATAGAATGAAAATAACGGTAGCTTTTGTGCTTCTCTTAACCCTGGGGCTGGGGCTTTCATATGCCTCAGACATAGCCTTTTATGTTGGGCACTGGAACACAGACGGGTGGTACGACGAGTCACAATTCAAGGATGTCGAGACGATAATCAACGAGACGGGGAAGATGTTCAAGGACATTAAGAAGTTCGATGACGATCATCTGAAGGAGTTCGAGGCATGGGCTAAGGACAACATGAACGATGGCGAATTCGATATCATCTGGCTTAACGGATGCATGCCAAGCGCCCTTTATCCTTATCCAAACAAGGAGCCCGATGGTTCCGTTGCTGAAGGTTGGCTTGACGGAGGGAATATGTTCATAAACGTCGGTGACTGGTTTGCCTATGTCTCTTATGAGTGCGGGGGAGCCAGGTGTACGCAGAACGGCTCGCAGGGTGCTGCTAATATACTGGATCTTGGAACGGGGATTATCACCGCCGCCAATAACACCATGATGAAGGTGACTCCTACAGGCAAGAAGTATCTACCGAGCCTTGAGAGTCCCTGTAAAACCGATAGGCCTGTCGTGCTCACCGAGGTTAAAGACCCGTGGGAAGTAGCGGCGATATTTGCCTCCTTGGGCGGCTCTGATGATCCTGCTAAGGAATCCCAAGCTGATCCGGTCGTCATCCACAAC is part of the Candidatus Poribacteria bacterium genome and encodes:
- a CDS encoding pectate lyase; the encoded protein is MGLAGLGLVLVVAQTVPSNIPAFPGAEGFGAYTPGGRGGRVIFVTNLNDSGPGSLRAAIEAKGPRIVVFRISGIIELKKKLAIRNPCITIAGQTAPGDGICLKGDHFSISTHDVVIRYIRGRPGDVKRKEMDASSVDRAENVIIDHCSASWGIDETLSVTDSKNVTVQWCFITENLYHSYHHKGPHGYGSLITGGEGGVTFHHNLYAHHASRNPRPGGKEGMPGIILDFRNNVIYNWGYRAGYSGETAVRINYVANYLKPGPSTKESARGYAFRPGGPKTQIFLMGNVLVGFPEKSDDNRLLIDQRGGGGKIVGKPFPAPPVRTDPAEVAYRRVLEEGGAVLPKRDAVDRRIVEEVKKGGGRIIDSQDEVGGWPQYKTTSPPPDADMDGMPDEWEREHGLNPHDPSDANGDQDGDGYTNIEEYLNDLALYR
- a CDS encoding aminopeptidase P family protein; translation: MFPKEEFISRRGKAFDRMEPNALAILPGNIRMGEFLPFRQAKEFYYLCGIEVPNSYLLLDGRDRKTILYLPKRDPQRERSEGPSLSSDDPELVRELTGVDEIKSPEELLGDIPEDAEIIYMPLRPEFHVPPGPLSGWKTGTEYLRERVQERAPRAEIRDLSLITAPLRLLKSDSEVEVMRVAGKLAALAVTEAMRCARPGVMEYQLAAVADYIFLVNGAKGGGYNPIVASGPNIWYGHYSRNDRRLQDGDLVLMDYAPDYKGYTSDIGRMFPANGRYSRWQRELYGFVVEYHKALLKRIRAGVTAEEVLEGTAEEMRRLVEKVSFSKPAYEKAAREMLAFKGHLSHSVGMEVHDPGNYRSEPLRPGLVFSVDPQMWVPEERLYIRVEDTVLMTEGGVEVLTGSAPLELEDVERTMREEGLLDMRGNSYVIR
- a CDS encoding PD40 domain-containing protein, with protein sequence MDISRRLTIGFLLLLAIYPLSAPVAWGGDMPIPPIGWIWRVVPSAAEEARVRAELKLGEIPYKIVYETYRDNNWEIFMMNADGSNPINLTHTPDVDELYPHVSPDGTKICFVVDEGKGESKVRNVYYMNIDGTGRTKVAENARQPCWSPDGGKIAYLKGEFDRFTYLDYATKGLFIYDLKTGKHVQHPNKKLYHLYNICWSPDGNWFVATVHAGMGYKHAILAIEANGTRVFDLGIPGCRPDISPDGKRIAWGADDWTLAVGDLDLTSSAPKVTNRRGLIKSSKPMKIYHIDWSPDGRYVAFSRGPMRKTLKFAPEMVGIKAEGWNICVADARRENRWVAITTDGRCNKEPDWAPLKR
- a CDS encoding histone deacetylase, with the translated sequence MKASGKTGFVYHESYLQHDTGGYHPESPARLKAIVERLERDGVLPRLILIEPTPADLDWIATVHTRQYIEEVKRSCLANMRFLHSPDTIICPRSYDVARLAVGGILAAIDAVMEGRVKNAFCAIRPPGHHALKSRAMGFCLFNNVAIGARYIQRKYGLSKVLIVDWDVHHGNGTQAAFYDDPTVLYFSTHQYPFYPGTGSREERGIGKGEGYTINVPLPAGSGDEEYVRVFEEILRPKAIQFDPDFVLISAGFDPYEDDPIGGMRVTPEGFAELTKIVKEIAEECCEGRLVSVLEGGYNLEGLAESVEAHILALMR
- a CDS encoding lytic transglycosylase domain-containing protein translates to MRSIEQGKDKPRITVKPKLDSKHEKIQMPSPPITLDASPSIDPPAVEIEPEVGNEEPGRKSKFEEMVERYDLDPLLVMALIKMESNFNPRAVSPAGAAGLMQLMPSTARSLGLKVPRYRNPRHPVRNPRIDERFDPRKNLEAGMRYLKQMVDRYSGNYVLAICAYNSGPGNVKKNIPAIRQTERFAAKVMKQYYDYQSDPTERESDMAKVERLLLWD
- a CDS encoding M23 family metallopeptidase, which translates into the protein MRANHMTPRDYLVIGQTLIIPHPDPSAGDRGKAIEGRKVKTSYLPTSVIRSIGGKLRLTSPLPRGARVTSPFGWRIHPITRRREFHKGVDLAARIGTPVRAAAAGKVTFAGRLGGYGLTVIIEHKGGISTLYGHLSVISVSPGERVKCGERIGFSGNSGLSTGPHLHFEVRVKDEPVDPKRFVRF